One Rhizoctonia solani chromosome 3, complete sequence genomic region harbors:
- a CDS encoding ABC transporter translates to MTATEKSADVALSGSKEFSNDKPVVSEYGSKKPKREYRFREERLGVWSLYYPITNSWREYLPALESLWVLYDMAKSLPIIWAFVLETLSLGPIFFVAYFISSTLVGFLPAFQLYNNSNTLAFIESTMTGKHVDREQFRQIAISYFAVFSAGLIFHKIEAYSRPILQQRVSLHFKQRLLEVQSRIDLATSENPDVQSKTSRASAWFASPWSILEGLASLLAVIAEAPYEQQSDRSWLTYNDFDGIFDALPLLAFAWINIRTGGKSDLSSLVLIQQATSSLQQTLFGMIYGGNNIANLFKNVMSLYDVLELKPTMVDGEIHYPEEGHKSQKGMAIEFKSVTFKYPMTDKVILKDMSFSISSGQLCVIVGENGCGKSTTINLITRMYDSTSGEVLVDGRPLKEFKLSTYRETTSVMYQDYQHLPLTIHENILLGRPDCPNSKEGVEEAARLGGAFDFVQKLPLKFETNLEPQQTGYVNTWEDDDEEEKNIFQKFIDSQKATKLSGGEWQRLALSKSFMKNSEKVRLLCYDEPSASLDPKAEYETFERLRQLRGGKTMIFVTHRFGHLTKHADLILYVKEGSIVEKGTHKQLLELDGEYAKVYRIQSQAFED, encoded by the exons ATGACAGCCACCGAGAAATCTGCCGATGTTGCTCTCAGCGGCTCGAAGGAGTTTTCGAACGACAAACCTGTAGTATCTGAATATGGCAGTAAGAAACCCAAACGAGAGTACCGATTTCGGGAAGAACGGCTGGGCGTATGGTCACTTTATTACCCAATCACTAATTCGTGGAGGGAGTACTTGCCTGCTCTAGAGTCGTTATGGGTGCTTTATGACATGGCTAAATCCCTCCCTATTATTTGGGCATTCGTGCTGGAAACACTCTCGCTTGGGCCCATTTTCTTCGTCGCATACTTCATTTCTTCAACGCTTGTGGGATTTCTGCCTGCTTTTCAACTGTATAACAATTCGAACACTCTGGCATTT ATTGAGAGCACTATGACCGGGAAACATGTCGATCGCGAGCAGTTTCGACAAATCGCAATCTCTTACTTCGCTGTCTTTTCCGCGGGATTGATATTTCATAAAATAGA AGCATATAGTCGGCCTATATTACAGCAACGCGTTTCTCTACACTTTAAACAGCGTTTACTTGAAG TGCAAAGCCGCATTGACCTCGCAACTTCTGAGAATCCTGACGTTCAATCCAAAACATCGCGGGCGAGCGCTTGGTTTGCAAGCCCATGGTCCATTCTGGAGGGACTGGCATCGCTTCTGGCCGTTATAGCGGAA GCACCATACGAGCAGCAGTCGGATCGATCGTGGCTTACGTATAACGATTTCGACGGTATCTTTGATGCCTTGCCTTTG CTCGCTTTTGCTTGGATAAACATCAGAACAGGAGGCAAAAGTGACTTGTCATCTTTGGTCCTTATTCAACAAGCAACCAGCTCGTTGCAGCAAACGCTTTTTGGAATGATCTATGGAGGGAACAATATCGCCAACTTATTCAAGAACGTCATGTCACTCTATGATGTGTTAGAGCTTAAACCTACCATGGTCGACGGAGAAATTCACTATCCTGAAGAGGGACATAAAAGCCAAAAAGGAATGGCCATTGAATTCAA GTCTGTTACTTTTAAGTACCCAATGACAGATAAAGTAATATTGAAAGATATGTCATTCTCGATTAGCTCAGGTCAGCTTTGCGTTATTGTAGGAGAAAACG GTTGTGGGAAAAGCACTACCATAAACCTTATTACTCGCATGTATGACAGCACCTCAGGCGAAGTGCTGGTGGATGGACGCCCTCTCAAAGAGTTCAAATTATCAACCTACAGAGAAACGACCAGTGTGATGTATCAAGATTATCAACACCTCCCTCTAACA ATCCATGAGAATATTCTGCTTGGAAGGCCAGATTGTCCGAACTCAAAAGAAGGGGTGGAAGAGGCAGCACGATTGGGTGGAGCTTTCGATTTTGTGCAAAAGCTTCCGCTGAAGTTTGAGACAAATCTTGAGCCACAGCAAACAGGCTATGTGAACACATGGGAAGATGATGACGAGGAGGAAAAGAATATTTTTCAGAAATTTATTGATTCCCAAAAGGCAACTAAGCTGAGTGGAGGCGAATGGCAGAGGCTAGCA CTTTCTAAATCTTTCATGAAAAACTCAGAGAAAGTAAGGCTGCTTTGCTACGACGAACCAAGCGCAAGTTTAGACCCAAAGGCTGAGTATG AAACATTTGAACGACTACGACAACTCAGAGGCGGGAAGACTATGATTTTTGTAACCCA TCGCTTTGGTCATTTAACTAAGCACGCAGACTTGA TCCTCTATGTGAAGGAGGGATCAATAGTAGAGAAAGGGACACATAAGCAATTGCTTGAGTTAGATGGCGAATATGCCAAGGTGTACAGGATCCAATCTCAAGCATTCGAGGAT TAA
- a CDS encoding structural constituent of cell wall — protein sequence MSPMELRAVTPSLLVKTPEGKTLLPSRDTVTSLTSGSSYSDDDEIVAVDDDEDEIIAVDDDDEGDDEQDSTKGNETEPPEDDDENDLRAPSRTGVMLRPDSRMTNSTVMRPSFTEGRTASRMSSAMSAFGPMDKGKGKEDPGVSSRRGSSIMTSRTSTLLSEGNPQDGTVSPPLPQRTSPPLNVRRSQVITPLTLQPLQPPSIASTAASLRSAPPPASTDFFDTVYTQSLEKGGPGFDSDSEVELEPPMPIFVQSRSRAVSTTSAVSSRSRSGTMGLGLSFGLGNKSTTSTVMHFPSRSNPYLATDPNPYQGIDPRKPVTNTPPASQTRFKGMGINLLRPATSMGLRSSGRKSPNLTQHPAIRAGSSMGYAPTTSLQGAESSHGHESLRSDSVSVKSRAARSEESVTSTRKNDPTLARLDDLYAMHISAERDQLKRIAAASRKPKFESGSSAEKS from the coding sequence ATGTCACCTATGGAATTGCGTGCGGTGACGCCCTCACTCTTGGTCAAAACCCCCGAGGGAAAGACGTTGTTACCGTCAAGAGATACTGTTACGTCGCTCACCAGTGGATCAAGTTACTCGGATGACGATGAAATTGTGGCGGTGGATGACGATGAGGACGAGATTATAGCCgtggatgatgatgatgagggCGATGACGAGCAGGATTCGACGAAGGGCAATGAGACTGAGCCGCCAGAGGATGACGACGAGAACGACTTGCGCGCCCCCAGCCGGACAGGTGTAATGCTTCGCCCCGATTCGAGGATGACCAACTCGACAGTTATGCGTCCATCGTTTACCGAGGGCCGGACAGCGTCCAGGATGTCAAGTGCCATGTCAGCATTTGGTCCTATGGATAAAGGCAAGGGTAAAGAGGATCCGGGGGTGTCGTCAAGGAGGGGTAGCTCTATTATGACCTCGAGGACCAGCACGCTTTTGAGTGAAGGGAACCCTCAGGATGGAACGGTCTCTCCTCCATTGCCACAACGTACCAGTCCACCTTTGAATGTTCGTCGCTCACAGGTGATCACACCCCTTACTCTTCAGCCTCTTCAGCCACCTTCAATTGCTTCGACCGCTGCCTCGCTTCGATCTGCTCCGCCTCCTGCCTCGACCGACTTTTTTGATACGGTCTACACGCAATCGCTCGAGAAGGGTGGACCAGGATTCGACTCGGACTCGGAGGTTGAACTCGAACCGCCCATGCCGATCTTTGTCCAGTCACGCTCCCGAGCTGTGTCAACTACTTCCGCCGTCTCCTCTAGGTCTCGTTCAGGAACCATGGGTCTCGGCTTGAGCTTTGGGCTGGGGAATAAGAGCACAACCTCGACGGTGATGCACTTCCCCAGTCGGTCCAATCCTTATCTCGCGACGGATCCGAACCCTTACCAGGGCATCGACCCGCGTAAACCAGTGACCAATACCCCTCCAGCCAGTCAAACCCGGTTCAAGGGTATGGGAATTAACTTGTTACGTCCGGCGACGAGTATGGGGTTGCGCTCAAGCGGTAGGAAGAGTCCCAACCTTACCCAACACCCTGCAATCCGAGCGGGCAGCTCCATGGGATATGCCCCTACTACCAGCCTCCAAGGTGCAGAGAGTTCCCATGGTCACGAATCACTTCGATCCGACTCGGTTTCGGTCAAGTCTCGAGCAGCGCGAAGCGAAGAATCGGTCACATCCACGCGGAAGAATGACCCAACATTGGCACGCCTGGATGACTTGTACGCCATGCACATTTCGGCTGAACGAGACCAACTGAAGCGAATCGCTGCCGCATCACGAAAACCCAAGTTCGAATCCGGTTCGAGTGCTGAGAAATCATAG
- a CDS encoding Helicase associated domain (HA2), with protein sequence MTKANKPPGFVPHSTFKQSPPYPHKQFARSNRRAALERLSRRHNIIEFGRESDDEKFGATDIIGNNGTNSQIKETQGRQALLAERKRLPIWTGRRALVQAVKENDTLIVLGETGSGKTTQVPQFLLGSGIAGNGMIAVTQPRKVAAISLANRVSIEHGTPVGETVGYAVRFDEKAGPNTRIKYLTDGMLVRELLLDPSLSRYSVIIVDEAHERTLRTDMLLGSLKRIQYDRNVGMGGEKANIKGKEKAISRDVSPLKIIVMSATLDAERFSQFFNRARIVYVKGRQHPVKLMYLKDNTSDYLDSALRTLFQIHINQPPGDILVFLAGQEDIETLEKAIQVYCNKPLTKPILVYPMYAALPSHQQSRIFQPPPKGSRKVILSTNIAETSITIPGVRYVIDSGMCKEKGYQSRNAGTGIETLTLCPISKSSAIQRAGRAGREVVYRKAYGSLDETSLPEIQRCNLAFAALQLKCLQQDLSTTDLIDAPPSDAIATSLISLFGLNALDSTGHITPLGRKLAGFPLDPPFGRALIASEELGCLLDVIDILSILSASSKVMLDPPSEQREIALEARQKFMHRSGDHLTLLNILRAYLDVSQTDDRGSTRNWCNSNWFGEKALREALSIRSQLISTCKHMNMDATQKPGNASDSILKSLLAGLFMNTALLQPDGGYKQIVGQQIVKIHPASSLSGRKMTAIVFDELVYTSATYARGVSAIPRQWIMEVPFFAARGATQ encoded by the exons ATGACGAAAGCGAACAAGCCTCCCGGGTTCGTCCCACATAGCACATTTAAACAAAGCCCACCCTATC CGCACAAACAGTTCGCCCGGTCGAATAGACGGGCTGCGTTAGAGAGACTGAGCCGCAGGCACAATATTATTGAGTTTGGACGCGAGAGCGATGACGAAAAATTTGGAGCCACCGACATAATAGGGAATAATGGGACCAACTCTCAAATTAAAGAAACTCAGGGCCGGCAAGCCTTGTTAGCTGAACGAAAGCGGCTCCCAATATGGACTGGACGAAGGGCGCTCGTACAAGCAGTAAAAGAAAACGATACTCTGATTGTTCTAGGAGAAACAGGAAGTGGGAAAACAACTC AGGTCCCTCAATTTCTTCTGGGGTCAGGAATAGCAGGCAATGGGATGATTGCTGTGACTCAACCTAGAAAGGTAGCCGCTATATCCTTGGCGAATCGTGTATCCATCGAACATGGTACTCCGGTGGGCGAAACTGTTGGATACGCAGTCCGATTCGACGAAAAGGCTGGTCCAAACACTCGTATCAAATACCTTACAGATGGAATGCTCGTGAGGGAGCTCTTATTGGATCCCTCTCTCTCACGTTACAGCGTGATTATTGTGGACGAGGCTCATGAGCGCACACTTCGCACAGATATGCTTCTAGGGAGTTTAAAACGCATACAATACGATAGAAATGTGGGAATGGGTGGGGAGAAGGCGAatatcaagggcaaggagAAAGCCATCTCGCGAGATGTGAGCCCTCTCAAAATCATAGTAATGAGTGCGACTCTGGATGCCGAACGATTTAGCCAATTTTTCAATAG AGCAAGAATCGTTTACGTGAAAGGGCGCCAACACCCAGTAAAATTGATGTATCTCAAGGATAATACCTCAGATTACCTGGACTCAGCATTGAGGACTCTCTTCCAGATTCACATCAACCAACCTCCTGGGGATATACTAGTCTTTTTAGCAG GGCAAGAAGATATCGAAACTCTTGAAAAGGCGATTCAGGTTTATTGTAATAAACCTTTAACAAAGCCTATCCTTGTTTATCCAATGTACGCTGCTTTGCCGTCTCACCAACAGTCAAGGATATTCCAACCTCCGCCGAAAGGGTCCCGGAAAGTAATACTCTCAACGAATATCGCGGAAACATCGATCACTATACCTGGCGTGAGGTATGTTATTGATAGTGGCATGTGCAAAGAGAAGGGCTACCAGAGCCGAAACGCTGGCACAG GGATCGAAACCCTTACTCTGTGCCCAATCAGCAAATCATCTGCTATACAACGCGCTGGTCGTGCCGGTCGAGAG GTTGTATACAGAAAAGCGTATGGATCCTTGGATGAAACCTCACTCCCCGAAATTCAGCGGTGTAATCTTGCGTTCGCGGCGCTTCAACTCAAGTGTTTGCAACAAGATCTCTCTACGACTGATTTGATCGACGCACCGCCATCTGATGCTATCGCAACCTCCCTTATCTCACTTTTTGGCCTTAATGCGTTGGATTCAACAGGACATATCACCCCTTTGGGACGAAAGCTGGCTGGGTTTCCATTGGACCCACCCTTTGGGCGAGCTCTGATCGCATCCGAAGAGCTTGGCTGTTTGCTAGATGTTATTGATATCTTGTCTATTCTGTCCGCATCCTCAAAAGTTATGTTGGACCCTCCAAGCGAACAACGCGAAATTGCATTAGAGGCACGGCAAAAATTCATGCACCGGAGCGGCGATCATCTAACCTTGCTCAATATTCTAAGGGCATACCTCGATGTAAGTCAGACCGATGATCGTGGCAGTACGCGAAATTGGTGCAATTCCAATTGGTTTGGTGAAAAGGCCCTTCGTGAGGCCCTTTCTATCCGCTCCCAGCTAATATCGACCTGTAAACATATGAATATGGATGCCACACAGAAACCCGGAAACGCGAGTGACAGTATTCTGAAAAGCCTACTGGCCGGTTTATTCATGAACACTGCATTGCTTCAGCCTGACGGGGGCTACAAGCAAATTGTGGGGCAACAG ATAGTAAAAATACACCCAGCTTCTTCGTTATCCGGAAGGAAGATGACAGCGATAGTATTCGACGAACTT GTTTACACATCTGCCACTTACGCTCGCGGCGTATCTGCAATACCCCGACAGTGGATTATGGAAGTGCCTTTCTTTGCTGCAAGGGGGGCAACCCAGTAG
- a CDS encoding nucleotide phosphoesterase protein YfkN — MSSLSILHFNDVYRVTKQKIQGSKETIDVTQFGELLDSLRDNWPKRSDGKRDGLVLFSGDVFSPSVESTVTRGSHMVPIMNHISPDASLTGNHDFDFGYPHLCKLIEDCTFPWILSNIVDTDTNSTPDKLTKYQVFERNGVRVGIIGLVEEEWIATVASWPPNFKYESMAEVTKSLSQELRDPEGPHKCDIVLALTHARLPNDVKLAKQVFAHSKMTGESMNSHGADVLFGGHDHMYYIGRGAGSWDNYDLNSTCLGSEEDDGVFLVKSGTDFRDLSELTLELEDTPEGSIRRKVVKSIRGNQPPSPALTRIIKNQLDSVSSTLSEPICHTLTEWNAKSDLVRIDESALGDWMADVLRHAYDDALCVKGGGPADGVLICGGTLRGDSVYGPGDITLGDLLEILPFEDPIVVQALNGEAIWNALEAGLSTWPAQEGRFPIVSGIRIEWDSRLAPGSRVKGIWLAEQEVASDGSIHSKNGQPVIRDANKTYRIVTREYMAAGHDGYDALRGKPFLIDDENGVIMSSIVRRYLLGSQYIHTFKAQKSDQAPSFLSTSSIHTISKAKQRWLKAAEMIVNFERQRAPTGHSVGEIGDALRIAQREHMTDIDRFDGSKARCGRTLQFKGKVDLVVVAPIVDGRLKDLGRV, encoded by the exons ATGTCCTCTTTATCGATACTCCACTTCAACGACG TGTATCGAGTCACAAAACAAAAGATCCAAGGCAGCAAGGAAACGATCG ATGTTACACAATTCGGCGAACTGTTAGACTCCTTGCGCGATAACTGGCCGAAACGTTCAGATGGTAAAAGGGATGGTCTAGTTTTATTTAGTGGTGATGTATTTAGCCCAAGTGTCGAGTCCACTGTAACTCGCGGAAGTCATATG GTCCCGATTATGAACCATATATCTCCAGATGCTTCTCTGACGG GTAACCATGATTTTGAT TTTGGA TATCCACATTTGTGTAAATTGATAGAGGACTGCACGTTT CCATGGATACTGAGTAATATCGTTGATACGGATACCAACTCTACCCCCGACAAACTCACTAAATACCAAGTGTTTGAACGTAATGGCGTTAGAGTTGGTATTATTGGTTTAGTAGAAGA AGAATGGATCGCAACTGTTGCATCATGGCCACCTAACTTCAAATACGAGTCAATGGCTGAAGTCACGAAATCTCTATCGCAAGAGCTCCGTGATCCGGAAGGGCCGCATAAGTGTGATATTGTCCTGGCCTTGACCCATGCAAG GTTACCAAAT GATGTTAAACTCGCTAAACAAGTGTTCGCCCACTCAAAAATGACAGGTGAATCTATGAATAGTCATGGTGCCGATGTTTTGTTTGGGGGACATGACCACAT GTATTACATTGGGCGTGGTGCAGGGTCGTGGGATAATTATGATTTAAATAGTACTTGCCTCGGAAGCGAAGAAGACGATGGAGTATT CCTAGTAAAGAGTGGCACGGACTTTCGCGACTTGAGTGAGCTAACTCTCGAACTTGAAGATACGCCTGAAGGGAGCATTCGTCGCAAGGTAGTTAAATCTATTCGAGGCAA CCAGCCGCCCTCACCTGCCTTGACAAGAATTATTAAAAATCAACTTGATTCTGTTTCCTCCACCTTGTCCGAGCCTATATGTCATACGTTGACCGAATGGAATGCGAAATCTGATCTGGTCCGTATTGATGAG TCTGCTCTTGGAGACTGGATGGCGGACGTGCTTCGCCACGCATATGATGATGCATTATGTGTTAAAGGGGGAGGTCCCGCCGATGGTGTGCTGATTTGTGGAGGTACGCTGAGGGGCGACTCGGTTTATGGACCTG GCGACATTACACTGGGAGATTTGTTGGAGATCCTGCCGTTCGAAGATCCGATAGTTGTGCAGGCTTTAAACGGCGAAGCAATATGGAATGCCCTGGAAGCTGGGCTTTCCACCTGGCCAGCCCAAGAAGG ACGTTTTCCCATCGTTTCGGGCATCCGAATTGAATGGGACTCGAGGCTTGCCCCCGGAAGTCGAGTCAAAGGTATCTGGTTGGCGGAGCAGGAAGTCGCTTCTGATGGAAGTATCCATAGTAAAAACGGCCAACCGGTTATACGGGATGCCAATAAGACCTACCGGATCGTAACTAGAGAATACATGGCTGCCGGACACGATGGCTACGATGCCCTTCGAGGAAAACCATTTTTGATCGACGACGAGAATGGTGTAATCATGAGTTCGATTGTACGCCGGTACCTTCTAG GCTCGCAATACATACATACGTTTAAGGCTCAAAAATCTGATCAAGCGCCGAGTTTCTTGTCGACTTCGTCTATTCATACGATCTCCAAGGCTAAACAGCGCTGGCTTAAAGCAGCAGAGATGATCGTCAACTTCGAGAGACAGCGTGCTCCGACGGGTCACTCTGTTGGGGAAATAGGGGATGCGCTTCGAATTGCTCAACGCGAACACATGACAGATATTGACCGCTTTGATGGCTCCAAGGCACGCTGCGGAAGGACCTTGCAGTTCAAAGGAAAGGTCGACCTGGTTGTTGTGGCTCCAATCGTTGACGGAAGGCTGAAGGATCTTGGGAGGGTATAG
- a CDS encoding protein YIP4: MSASPAPPQQYIVADDDDVNDEDIPGFTQPSVHGGQLPPTPGARAPLEPVILTPNPALSGNIGSSSGTSTEGQSNITRQQYGGVRLETRYTGADTLDEPVTATIARDLLSIYSKLLQVLYPRRAGAGREVLRDWDLWGPLVLCLALGILLSINAPPTQSLGVFTGVVVIVSIGSLVVTLNAKLLGGRVSLFQSLCVLGYCIFPLVLAAIISTFVRVLYVRAPIALAAWAWCVWAAVNFLDGTKLEQQRVLLAVYPLL, encoded by the exons ATGTCTGCCTCACCGGCGCCTCCGCAACAGTACATTGTtgcagatgatgatgatgttAATGACGAAGATATACCTGGCTTTACGCAGCCGAGTGTTCACGGAGGCCAGCTTCCTCCCACACCGGGGGCCAGGGCGCCCTTGGAACCTGTTATCCTGACACCTAACCCTGCGCTCTCTGGTAATATTGGATCGTCAAGTGGGACAAGTACAGAAGGGCAATCAAACATTACCCGCCAGCAATATGGTGGCGTTAGATTGGAAACCAG GTACACAGGTGCTGACACCTTGGACGAACCGGTAACAGCTACAATT GCACGCGATCTATTATCGATCTATAGTAAGCTACTCCAGGTGTTGTACCCCCGGAGGGCTGGTGCTGGTAGAGAAGTCCTAAG AGATTGGGACCTCTGGGGGCCCTTGGTATTGTGCTTGGCCCTTGGTATCTTACTGAGTATTAAT GCACCACCTACGCAATCACTTGGCGTCTTCACAGGAGTGGTCGTCATTGTCTCGATAGGGTCGCTTGTAGTTACCCTGAATGCGAAATTACTGGGTGGTAGAGT TTCATTATTCCAGTCTCTATGCGTACTGGGCTACTGCATTTTCCCGTTGG TACTCGCTGCTATCATTTCGACTTTTGTTCGGGTGCTGTATGTCCGGGCACCTATTGCCTTGGCCGCATGGGCGTGGTGTGTTTGGG CTGCTGTAAACTTTCTGGATGGCACAAAACTTGAACAGCAACGGGTATTGCTTGCGGTTTATCCCTTGTTGTGA